In Salvelinus fontinalis isolate EN_2023a chromosome 25, ASM2944872v1, whole genome shotgun sequence, one genomic interval encodes:
- the LOC129823112 gene encoding alanine aminotransferase 2-like isoform X3 produces the protein MGQKPITFLRQVVALCAYPDLLEDDKFPEDAKNRARRILQACGGGSIGAYSASPGIEIVRQDVAKYIEKRDGGIPSNPDSIYLSTGASDAIVTMLKLLTSGEGKNRTGVMISIPQYPLYSAALAELAAVQISYYLDEDKCWSLDVGELRRAVKAAREHCKPRALCIINPGNPTGQVQSRQCIEDVIRFAAEEHLFLMADEVYQDNVYAEGCQFHSFKKVLFEMGPEYSSVVELASFHSTSKCFMGECGFRGGYMEVVNMDPEVKLQLTKLVSVRLCPPIPGQALLDLVVNPPQPDEPSYATFIKERTANLDILAGKAKMTEQILNTVPGIHCNPVQGAMYTFPRLSLPEKAINAAKEKGQAPDMFYCMKLLEETGICLVPGSGFGQRDGTYHFRMTILPATEKLKVVLEKIREFHKRFTEEFS, from the exons ATGGGCCAGAAACCAATCACATTTCTCCGACAG GTTGTAGCGCTCTGCGCCTACCCAGATCTCCTAGAAGACGACAAGTTTCCAGAGGATGCTAAAAATAGAGCACGACGCATCCTTCAGGCCTGTGGAGGGGGAAGTATAG GTGCATACAGTGCTAGTCCAGGCATTGAGATCGTACGACAGGATGTGGCTAAATACATTGAGAAGCGGGACGGTGGCATCCCCAGTAACCCCGACAGCATCTACCTCTCCACCGGGGCCAGTGATGCCATAGTG accaTGCTAAAGTTGTTGACGTCAGGCGAGGGGAAGAACCGTACAGGGGTGATGATCTCCATCCCTCAGtaccccctctactctgctgCTCTGGCTGAGCTGGCGGCTGTCCAGATCAGCTACTACCTGGACGAGGACAAGTGCTGGAGCCTGGACGTCGGTGAGCTAAGGAGGGCTGTGAAGGCAGCCAGGGAGCACTGTAAACCCCGCGCCCTCTGCATTATCAACCCTGGCAACCCCACAG GTCAGGTCCAGAGCAGGCAGTGCATTGAAGATGTGATCCGATTTGCTGCTGAGGAGCACCTTTTCCTGATGGCTGATGAG GTGTACCAGGATAATGTGTACGCGGAGGGTTGCCAGTTCCACTCCTTTAAAAAGGTTCTGTTTGAGATGGGACCAGAGTACTCCAGTGTTGTGGAGCTGGCCTCCTTTCACTCCACCTCCAAATGCTTCATGGGAGA GTGTGGTTTCAGAGGAGGGTACATGGAGGTGGTTAACATGGACCCTGAGGTGAAGTTGCAGCTGACTAAGCTGGTGTCTGTGCGGCTGTGCCCCCCCATCCCTGGGCAGGCCCTACTGGACCTGGTGGTCAATCCCCCTCAGCCTGACGAGCCTTCCTATGCCACCTTCATCAAG GAGCGTACTGCCAACCTGGATATCCTGGCTGGGAAGGCCAAGATGACAGAGCAGATCCTCAACACGGTCCCAGGGATCCACTGTAACCCTGTCCAGGGAGCCATGTACACCTTCCCCCGCCTCTCACTGCCAGAGAAAGCCATCAACGCGGCAAAG GAGAAAGGCCAGGCTCCAGACATGTTCTACTGTATGAAGCTGCTGGAGGAGACTGGTATCTGCCTGGTTCCAGGTAGCGGCTTCGGGCAGAGAGATGGAACCTACCATTTCAG GATGACCATCTTACCTGCAACTGAAAAGCTGAAGGTTGTATTGGAAAAGATCAGGGAGTTTCATAAGCGGTTCACAGAGGAGTTCTCATAA
- the LOC129823112 gene encoding alanine aminotransferase 2-like isoform X2 gives MGVEKPFTEVIKANIGDAHAMGQKPITFLRQVVALCAYPDLLEDDKFPEDAKNRARRILQACGGGSIGAYSASPGIEIVRQDVAKYIEKRDGGIPSNPDSIYLSTGASDAIVTMLKLLTSGEGKNRTGVMISIPQYPLYSAALAELAAVQISYYLDEDKCWSLDVGELRRAVKAAREHCKPRALCIINPGNPTGQVQSRQCIEDVIRFAAEEHLFLMADEVYQDNVYAEGCQFHSFKKVLFEMGPEYSSVVELASFHSTSKCFMGECGFRGGYMEVVNMDPEVKLQLTKLVSVRLCPPIPGQALLDLVVNPPQPDEPSYATFIKERTANLDILAGKAKMTEQILNTVPGIHCNPVQGAMYTFPRLSLPEKAINAAKEKGQAPDMFYCMKLLEETGICLVPGSGFGQRDGTYHFRMTILPATEKLKVVLEKIREFHKRFTEEFS, from the exons ATG GGGGTTGAGAAGCCTTTTACAGAGGTCATCAAGGCCAACATTGGTGATGCGCATGCCATGGGCCAGAAACCAATCACATTTCTCCGACAG GTTGTAGCGCTCTGCGCCTACCCAGATCTCCTAGAAGACGACAAGTTTCCAGAGGATGCTAAAAATAGAGCACGACGCATCCTTCAGGCCTGTGGAGGGGGAAGTATAG GTGCATACAGTGCTAGTCCAGGCATTGAGATCGTACGACAGGATGTGGCTAAATACATTGAGAAGCGGGACGGTGGCATCCCCAGTAACCCCGACAGCATCTACCTCTCCACCGGGGCCAGTGATGCCATAGTG accaTGCTAAAGTTGTTGACGTCAGGCGAGGGGAAGAACCGTACAGGGGTGATGATCTCCATCCCTCAGtaccccctctactctgctgCTCTGGCTGAGCTGGCGGCTGTCCAGATCAGCTACTACCTGGACGAGGACAAGTGCTGGAGCCTGGACGTCGGTGAGCTAAGGAGGGCTGTGAAGGCAGCCAGGGAGCACTGTAAACCCCGCGCCCTCTGCATTATCAACCCTGGCAACCCCACAG GTCAGGTCCAGAGCAGGCAGTGCATTGAAGATGTGATCCGATTTGCTGCTGAGGAGCACCTTTTCCTGATGGCTGATGAG GTGTACCAGGATAATGTGTACGCGGAGGGTTGCCAGTTCCACTCCTTTAAAAAGGTTCTGTTTGAGATGGGACCAGAGTACTCCAGTGTTGTGGAGCTGGCCTCCTTTCACTCCACCTCCAAATGCTTCATGGGAGA GTGTGGTTTCAGAGGAGGGTACATGGAGGTGGTTAACATGGACCCTGAGGTGAAGTTGCAGCTGACTAAGCTGGTGTCTGTGCGGCTGTGCCCCCCCATCCCTGGGCAGGCCCTACTGGACCTGGTGGTCAATCCCCCTCAGCCTGACGAGCCTTCCTATGCCACCTTCATCAAG GAGCGTACTGCCAACCTGGATATCCTGGCTGGGAAGGCCAAGATGACAGAGCAGATCCTCAACACGGTCCCAGGGATCCACTGTAACCCTGTCCAGGGAGCCATGTACACCTTCCCCCGCCTCTCACTGCCAGAGAAAGCCATCAACGCGGCAAAG GAGAAAGGCCAGGCTCCAGACATGTTCTACTGTATGAAGCTGCTGGAGGAGACTGGTATCTGCCTGGTTCCAGGTAGCGGCTTCGGGCAGAGAGATGGAACCTACCATTTCAG GATGACCATCTTACCTGCAACTGAAAAGCTGAAGGTTGTATTGGAAAAGATCAGGGAGTTTCATAAGCGGTTCACAGAGGAGTTCTCATAA
- the LOC129823112 gene encoding alanine aminotransferase 2-like isoform X1 — protein MNISWAISGTECELQKPNMTENGLGNRVLNMDTMNPNVKRVEYAVRGPIVQRAVQIEKELKEGVEKPFTEVIKANIGDAHAMGQKPITFLRQVVALCAYPDLLEDDKFPEDAKNRARRILQACGGGSIGAYSASPGIEIVRQDVAKYIEKRDGGIPSNPDSIYLSTGASDAIVTMLKLLTSGEGKNRTGVMISIPQYPLYSAALAELAAVQISYYLDEDKCWSLDVGELRRAVKAAREHCKPRALCIINPGNPTGQVQSRQCIEDVIRFAAEEHLFLMADEVYQDNVYAEGCQFHSFKKVLFEMGPEYSSVVELASFHSTSKCFMGECGFRGGYMEVVNMDPEVKLQLTKLVSVRLCPPIPGQALLDLVVNPPQPDEPSYATFIKERTANLDILAGKAKMTEQILNTVPGIHCNPVQGAMYTFPRLSLPEKAINAAKEKGQAPDMFYCMKLLEETGICLVPGSGFGQRDGTYHFRMTILPATEKLKVVLEKIREFHKRFTEEFS, from the exons ATG AATATTTCGTGGGCTATCAGCGGAACAGAGTGTGAGCTCCAGAAACCGAACATGACTGAAAATGGACTTGGGAACCGGGTGCTTAACATGGACACCATGAACCCGAATGTAAAGCGGGTTGAGTATGCTGTCCGTGGTCCAATAGTGCAACGCGCAGTGCAGATTGAAAAGGAGCTCAAAGAG GGGGTTGAGAAGCCTTTTACAGAGGTCATCAAGGCCAACATTGGTGATGCGCATGCCATGGGCCAGAAACCAATCACATTTCTCCGACAG GTTGTAGCGCTCTGCGCCTACCCAGATCTCCTAGAAGACGACAAGTTTCCAGAGGATGCTAAAAATAGAGCACGACGCATCCTTCAGGCCTGTGGAGGGGGAAGTATAG GTGCATACAGTGCTAGTCCAGGCATTGAGATCGTACGACAGGATGTGGCTAAATACATTGAGAAGCGGGACGGTGGCATCCCCAGTAACCCCGACAGCATCTACCTCTCCACCGGGGCCAGTGATGCCATAGTG accaTGCTAAAGTTGTTGACGTCAGGCGAGGGGAAGAACCGTACAGGGGTGATGATCTCCATCCCTCAGtaccccctctactctgctgCTCTGGCTGAGCTGGCGGCTGTCCAGATCAGCTACTACCTGGACGAGGACAAGTGCTGGAGCCTGGACGTCGGTGAGCTAAGGAGGGCTGTGAAGGCAGCCAGGGAGCACTGTAAACCCCGCGCCCTCTGCATTATCAACCCTGGCAACCCCACAG GTCAGGTCCAGAGCAGGCAGTGCATTGAAGATGTGATCCGATTTGCTGCTGAGGAGCACCTTTTCCTGATGGCTGATGAG GTGTACCAGGATAATGTGTACGCGGAGGGTTGCCAGTTCCACTCCTTTAAAAAGGTTCTGTTTGAGATGGGACCAGAGTACTCCAGTGTTGTGGAGCTGGCCTCCTTTCACTCCACCTCCAAATGCTTCATGGGAGA GTGTGGTTTCAGAGGAGGGTACATGGAGGTGGTTAACATGGACCCTGAGGTGAAGTTGCAGCTGACTAAGCTGGTGTCTGTGCGGCTGTGCCCCCCCATCCCTGGGCAGGCCCTACTGGACCTGGTGGTCAATCCCCCTCAGCCTGACGAGCCTTCCTATGCCACCTTCATCAAG GAGCGTACTGCCAACCTGGATATCCTGGCTGGGAAGGCCAAGATGACAGAGCAGATCCTCAACACGGTCCCAGGGATCCACTGTAACCCTGTCCAGGGAGCCATGTACACCTTCCCCCGCCTCTCACTGCCAGAGAAAGCCATCAACGCGGCAAAG GAGAAAGGCCAGGCTCCAGACATGTTCTACTGTATGAAGCTGCTGGAGGAGACTGGTATCTGCCTGGTTCCAGGTAGCGGCTTCGGGCAGAGAGATGGAACCTACCATTTCAG GATGACCATCTTACCTGCAACTGAAAAGCTGAAGGTTGTATTGGAAAAGATCAGGGAGTTTCATAAGCGGTTCACAGAGGAGTTCTCATAA
- the LOC129823111 gene encoding protein phosphatase 1 regulatory subunit 16A-like, giving the protein MAEHGELLGEMATIGRLSATERLKHAQKRRAQQLKGWAQMDKDMARGEGKAGQKSNKKGRTRRVVFPNNITLLEAAARNDLEEVRELLNGGVSPDLYNEDGLTALHQCCIDDFVELVQCLLDAGASVNACDSELWTPLHAAATCGHTDLVRLLVQSGAELLAVNADGNMPYDLCEDEATLELLEMVMAEQGITQDRINRCRGAKEMNMLTDLRVLVQNGADLNAQDDNGATLLHIAAANGYLSVGELLLEHRAKVEQKDTDGWTPLHAASCWGQILMVEQLVAHGASLNTKSVLEETPLDVCADEEVRVKLMELKHKHDAIMKSHDRHKGTLQRRASSTGSRGKVVRRVSVNERSSLYRREHHKEAMVWQERGRQAEPQDDDDEDRQTDNELHQHVAMAAGTMSRLENEEGAERKSSLGNGGTPLALSASVPGEKWSGGRMDRSASYQLSPASGSGEERDNMTLEKSHQTLADLKRQRAAAKLNKYPAPPLLPPSEEEPPSPTPLQEVTPSRAVQETPSTEVAFPSSVYFTPASGDPPLLKLRAPEEDTSNNTKEPCCGIM; this is encoded by the exons ATGGCAGAGCACGGCGAGCTGCTCGGTGAGATGGCCACGATTGGGCGTCTGAGCGCCACAGAGCGCTTGAAGCATGCCCAGAAGCGGCGTGCCCAGCAGCTAAAGGGCTGGGCCCAGATGGACAAGGACATGGCCCGCGGCGAGGGCAAGGCCGGCCAGAAAAGCAACAAGAAGGGGCGCACGCGCAGGGTGGTCTTCCCCAACAACATCACTCTGCTGGAGGCTGCAGCCCGCAAtgacctggaggagg TGAGGGAGCTGCTGAACGGTGGAGTCAGTCCAGATCTGTACAACGAGGACGGACTCACTGCCCTTCACCAG TGCTGCATTGATGACTTTGTGGAGCTGGTACAGTGTCTGTTGGACGCCGGGGCCAGTGTGAACGCCTGTGACAGTGAGCTGTGGACGCCGCTTCACGCTGCTGCCACCTGTGGACACACAGACCTGGTGCGGCTTCTCGTGCAGTC TGGAGCAGAGCTGCTGGCTGTCAACGCTGATGGCAACATGCCCTATGACCTTTGTGAGGACGAGGCCACTCTGGAGCTGCTAGAGATGGTCATGGCAGAGCAGG GTATAACCCAGGACCGTATAAACCGGTGTCGTGGGGCTAAGGAGATGAATATGCTCACAGATCTTCGAGTGCTAGTCCAGAATGGAGCGGACCTGAACGCTCAGGATGACAACGGGGCCACGCTG CTGCACATAGCGGCGGCTAATGGCTATTTGTCGGTGGGGGAGCTGCTACTGGAGCACCGGGCCAAGGTGGAGCAGAAGGACACGGATGGCTGGACACCACTCCACGCCGCCTCCTGCTGGGGACAG ATCCTGATGGTGGAGCAGCTGGTGGCTCATGGGGCCAGTCTCAACACCAAGTCTGTCCTGGAAGAGACGCCGCTGG ATGTGTGTGCTGACGAGGAGGTGAGAGTCAAGCTGATGGAGCTGAAGCACAAACACGACGCAATCATGAAGAGTCATGACCGACACAAGGGCACCTTGCAGAGACGAGCCTCCAGCACTGGCAGCAGAGG TAAGGTGGTGCGGCGTGTGAGCGTCAACGAGCGTTCCAGCCTGTACCGGCGGGAGCACCACAAGGAGGCCATGGTGTGGCAGGAGAGAGGCCGGCAGGCCGAACCGCAGGACGACGACGAcgaggacagacagacggacaacGAGCTCCACCAGCACGTTGCCATG GCTGCAGGTACCATGTCGAGGCTGGAGAATGAGGAGGGAGCGGAGAGGAAGTCTAGTCTGGGGAACGGTGGGACGCCCCTTGCCCTCTCGGCGTCTGTCCCAGGGGAGAAGTGGAGTGGAGGCCGGATGGACCGCAGTGCCTCCTACCAGCTGAGCCCTGCCTCAGGGTCTGGGGAGGAAAGGGACAACATGACCCTGGAGAAATCCCACCAGACTCTAGCGGACCTGAAACGCCAGCGGGCCGCGGCCAAGCTCAACAAGTACCCCGCCCcacctctactccctccctcagaGGAGGAAcctccctctcccacccctctGCAGGAGGTGACCCCCTCCCGAGCTGTCCAGGAGACCCCCAGCACAGAGGTGGCCTTTCCCAGCTCTGTGTACTTCACTCCAGCCAGCGGGGACCCGCCCCTGCTCAAACTACGAGCCCCAGAGGAGGACACGTCCAACAACACCAAGGAGCCCTGCTGTGGAATCATGTAG